The DNA segment GCGCGGAAGGCGGCGACGATCGAGTCGAGCTCGGCGCGCGTGCGCTCCTCCACCGCCACCTTCACCATCACCATCTCGCGCTCGATGATGCTGGTGTCCTTGAAGTCGATGACCTTGATCACCGAAACGAGCTTGTTGAGCTGCTTGTTGATCTGCTCGAGCACCTGCTCGTCGCCGCTGGTGACGAGCACGATGCGCGAGACGGTGGGGTCGAGCGGGTCTTCGTTGACGGTCAGCGACTGGATGTTGAAACCGCGGCTGGAGAACAGCCCGGCCACTCGCGACAGCACGCCGAATTCGTTTTCGACCAGGACCGAGATGGTATGGCTTGGCATCAGTGGGTGATGGCCCGCGCGCGCCCCCGGGGCGCGCCGCGAGCCTAGGGCGCCTCGTGCTGATGGCGATGCAGGATCGCCATGATGCGATCCTTGGAGGCCAGTTTCAGCTTCTGAATCCTTTTCTTTTCCAGTTCCTCGTCGGTTGTCAGATAGAGCTTGTTGCGGAACGACTCGAGCCGGTGTTTGAGCTCGTTGTGCTCCTCGTACGCCGTCCTTAGTTCTTCGTCATAGGGCGCATACTGAAGGATGAGTTCTTCTTCCTTCCGCTCCATTTCCCGTCGCTCCCGAAGTTAGACTGACCGGACCCGAAGATCGCCTCCGCAGAGCGCACGTACAGCGCCTGCAGG comes from the Candidatus Binataceae bacterium genome and includes:
- the ilvN gene encoding acetolactate synthase small subunit, producing the protein MPSHTISVLVENEFGVLSRVAGLFSSRGFNIQSLTVNEDPLDPTVSRIVLVTSGDEQVLEQINKQLNKLVSVIKVIDFKDTSIIEREMVMVKVAVEERTRAELDSIVAAFRAHVVDIGPRSVTVEITGDEDKIKAFIALVRPLGIKEVVRSGKIAMARAVQHETNHRASARETT